In Thermococcus sp., one DNA window encodes the following:
- a CDS encoding transcriptional regulator, which translates to MNLKELAKNHVLGNPTRLAVMLYLLPRGRVLFKELLAVLDLTPGNLDSHLKALERAGYVKIYKVFADRPRTAVSITEEGAKRTREYLKALKEAISEL; encoded by the coding sequence ATGAACCTAAAGGAGCTCGCGAAGAACCACGTCCTCGGAAATCCAACGAGACTCGCGGTAATGCTCTACCTCCTCCCCAGAGGTAGGGTTCTGTTCAAGGAGCTCCTTGCTGTGCTTGACCTCACGCCGGGAAACCTCGACTCCCATCTCAAGGCCCTTGAGAGGGCCGGATACGTTAAGATTTACAAGGTCTTTGCCGACAGGCCGAGGACGGCCGTGAGCATAACCGAGGAAGGAGCGAAAAGAACGAGGGAGTATCTAAAGGCCCTGAAGGAGGCCATCAGTGAGCTTTAG
- a CDS encoding glycosyltransferase family 4 protein, giving the protein MRILLVTSGYPPEKLGGAGLYVHYLALELAKHHEVHVFTVSRRGTEWRENGIHYHAIPPISSPFRALFINKTYKNDRVEKRFLEVLEEIGPHVVHFHNLWAFRSGLLPLLASERGYPTVQTLHDYWFICPINIMSFRKEGPCPSPEPARCSECWNYVMASYLSRRGIPLGVSTRILKPFNNPSRFASRNEVLLRVLSSVDVIIAPSNFLRTKFIEAGVDGEKIMHIRNGYPHSIFRGFKKRRKGNKVVFGFAGVPSYQKGVHVAVKAVKFLEGDFELRIYGGGGDPNYVSMLMKLAGEDERVRFMGRFEDIRVPYSSIDVLLFPSLCYENSPLVLAEAALSRTPVIASNLGAIPEFVTHGKTGFLFAPGDPRDLARWMRVFLERPELVEEFSKAQRPPEDMDEHAMRLVEIYKGLL; this is encoded by the coding sequence ATGAGGATACTCCTCGTGACCTCGGGGTATCCCCCCGAAAAGCTTGGTGGGGCCGGTCTCTACGTCCATTACCTGGCTCTCGAACTGGCCAAACACCACGAGGTTCACGTCTTTACGGTCTCCAGAAGGGGAACCGAATGGAGGGAAAACGGGATACACTATCATGCAATCCCCCCCATCTCCTCTCCATTCAGGGCTCTCTTTATCAACAAGACCTACAAAAACGACCGTGTTGAGAAGAGGTTTCTGGAGGTTCTTGAGGAGATTGGGCCACATGTTGTCCATTTTCATAACCTCTGGGCCTTTCGCAGCGGTCTCCTCCCACTTCTAGCTTCGGAAAGGGGTTATCCAACCGTCCAGACCCTCCACGATTATTGGTTCATATGCCCGATAAACATAATGAGCTTCAGGAAAGAGGGGCCCTGTCCCAGCCCTGAGCCGGCAAGGTGCTCCGAGTGCTGGAACTATGTAATGGCCTCCTACCTATCAAGAAGAGGCATCCCACTGGGAGTATCTACAAGAATCCTTAAACCGTTTAATAACCCCTCTAGGTTTGCCTCTAGGAACGAAGTCCTTCTCAGAGTTCTCAGCTCTGTAGATGTGATAATAGCCCCTTCGAACTTTCTAAGAACGAAATTTATCGAGGCCGGAGTTGACGGGGAGAAGATAATGCACATCAGGAACGGCTATCCCCATTCTATTTTCAGGGGGTTCAAAAAGAGAAGGAAGGGTAATAAGGTAGTCTTTGGCTTTGCTGGGGTTCCAAGTTATCAAAAGGGTGTCCATGTCGCCGTTAAAGCGGTCAAATTCCTTGAAGGGGACTTTGAGCTTAGGATATATGGTGGAGGAGGCGATCCGAACTACGTATCTATGCTGATGAAGCTTGCTGGAGAGGATGAGCGGGTTAGATTTATGGGGCGGTTTGAAGATATCCGTGTTCCCTACTCTTCCATAGATGTTCTCCTGTTCCCCTCTCTCTGTTACGAGAATAGTCCCCTTGTTCTAGCCGAAGCTGCCCTTTCTAGGACACCTGTGATAGCATCAAACCTTGGGGCAATCCCAGAGTTTGTTACCCATGGAAAGACAGGTTTCCTTTTTGCTCCTGGGGATCCCCGTGACCTAGCTAGGTGGATGAGAGTCTTTCTTGAACGTCCGGAGCTGGTTGAGGAGTTTAGCAAGGCTCAGAGGCCTCCTGAGGACATGGATGAGCACGCTATGCGCTTAGTTGAGATTTACAAAGGCCTTCTGTAG
- a CDS encoding glycosyltransferase family 4 protein, which translates to MKRLRVLLLHNQVAPYRLPVFERLKENFDITVYFCELKSKDRMWKTELLREFTFDWEVLRGMRVGNIILNTPALLFRALRGWDAYLIADNVENIPATWMVAIASKISGKPLIVWSEKIDSPWNRKVVDRSFLKGILLKLHEKVLFSLADVIVAYSKKAREYLLKRGVSPGKILQGLQVMPEEVLPSGECQGFKGRVGGCQRTVLYLGYLRPEKGIEQFIQSFVSSEIDACLLIVGTGPLKERLERKYSSSEKVVFYGYASENEKPCLYRMADVFVLPTLRDSWGLVVNEALYYGTPVITTTAAGASMVIENGKTGFVVKAGDWAGLIRVLEELISNPKTLRKIKRLVKKSGKRYSRSILGAQAFIKALQKAFVNLN; encoded by the coding sequence ATGAAAAGGCTCCGCGTGCTGTTACTCCACAACCAGGTTGCCCCCTATCGACTGCCTGTATTCGAAAGATTGAAGGAGAACTTTGACATCACAGTATACTTCTGTGAGCTGAAGTCCAAGGACAGGATGTGGAAAACCGAGCTTCTCAGAGAGTTCACCTTTGACTGGGAAGTTCTGAGGGGGATGAGGGTTGGAAATATAATACTCAATACCCCAGCCCTGCTCTTCAGGGCTCTCCGGGGATGGGATGCCTACCTGATAGCGGACAACGTTGAGAACATCCCCGCAACCTGGATGGTTGCAATTGCTTCAAAGATTTCAGGGAAACCACTGATAGTCTGGTCGGAGAAAATAGACAGCCCTTGGAACAGAAAAGTAGTGGACAGATCTTTTCTGAAGGGGATCCTCCTAAAACTGCATGAAAAGGTCCTTTTCTCGCTGGCCGATGTAATTGTGGCCTACAGCAAGAAAGCGAGGGAATACCTTCTGAAAAGGGGTGTGTCTCCGGGTAAGATACTCCAGGGACTGCAGGTAATGCCGGAGGAGGTTCTTCCTAGTGGGGAATGCCAAGGGTTTAAAGGAAGAGTGGGAGGATGTCAAAGGACAGTACTTTACCTAGGCTACCTGAGGCCGGAGAAGGGAATAGAGCAGTTCATACAGTCCTTCGTTTCTTCCGAGATTGACGCCTGTCTCCTCATCGTTGGGACAGGGCCCCTAAAGGAAAGGCTTGAGCGGAAGTATTCTTCCTCAGAAAAAGTCGTTTTCTACGGTTACGCCAGCGAAAATGAAAAACCCTGCCTCTACAGGATGGCAGATGTCTTCGTTCTCCCCACGCTAAGGGACTCATGGGGTCTCGTCGTTAACGAAGCCCTCTACTATGGAACCCCAGTAATAACAACGACCGCGGCGGGGGCATCTATGGTTATAGAGAATGGAAAAACGGGTTTTGTTGTTAAAGCCGGGGACTGGGCGGGCTTGATAAGAGTTCTAGAGGAACTAATTTCAAACCCCAAAACGCTGAGAAAAATAAAGAGACTAGTCAAAAAATCCGGGAAAAGATATTCAAGAAGCATCCTAGGAGCACAGGCTTTTATAAAAGCCCTACAGAAGGCCTTTGTAAATCTCAACTAA
- a CDS encoding site-2 protease family protein, with translation MNSTWIWLIAGITLFWTLLYVFFGKEEKEEGLSVDLFIAMWRTKRLLGFIDRLSRINRKFWKVYADIGVAVGFVGMAYVFYALAKTAMKTLQTGKGGGVQLVIPGVTIPLWYGLVGLAVVMIVHELSHGVVARAERLPLKSVGLVLLAVIPGAFVEPDEEALGKAPLRSRLRVYGAGSMANIVTAILTALLMAYAVSPLLVPAGIEVSDVVKGSPAYGVLHRGDVIISINGHETKTIEQFLKVMNGTRPGEMVTLTVLRNGKEVRLSLTLGEHPQRKGKGYIGIYPRQHVISKIGYDGVVLPIFFSLYWIYVLNVGIGLMNLFPLVPLDGGRMFDDVVKEYLPQGIARPVRYTAIGIGLVLLALNIIPALANLGG, from the coding sequence ATGAACAGCACGTGGATATGGTTAATCGCTGGAATCACACTGTTCTGGACTCTCCTCTATGTGTTCTTCGGAAAGGAGGAGAAAGAGGAAGGGCTGAGCGTTGACCTGTTCATAGCCATGTGGCGCACTAAGAGACTCCTAGGCTTCATAGACAGACTTTCAAGGATAAACAGGAAGTTCTGGAAGGTCTACGCGGACATAGGGGTAGCGGTAGGTTTCGTCGGCATGGCCTACGTCTTCTACGCCCTTGCAAAAACAGCCATGAAGACCCTCCAGACAGGGAAGGGAGGAGGCGTTCAGCTCGTAATCCCGGGCGTTACGATACCCCTGTGGTACGGTCTCGTCGGGCTTGCTGTGGTCATGATAGTCCACGAGCTCAGCCACGGAGTCGTTGCAAGGGCCGAGAGGCTCCCCCTCAAGTCCGTCGGTCTCGTCCTCCTCGCAGTCATACCGGGGGCCTTCGTCGAGCCCGACGAAGAGGCCCTCGGAAAGGCTCCCCTGAGGAGCAGGCTGAGGGTCTACGGAGCGGGTTCAATGGCCAACATCGTGACCGCAATACTCACAGCCCTCCTTATGGCCTACGCGGTCTCACCCCTTCTCGTCCCGGCCGGAATTGAGGTTTCGGACGTCGTAAAGGGCTCTCCTGCCTACGGTGTCCTCCACAGGGGCGACGTGATAATCTCGATAAACGGCCACGAGACGAAGACGATAGAACAGTTCCTCAAGGTTATGAACGGGACGAGGCCCGGGGAGATGGTTACCTTAACTGTTCTGAGGAACGGAAAGGAAGTTCGGCTGAGCCTCACACTAGGGGAACATCCTCAGAGAAAGGGGAAAGGCTACATAGGCATCTACCCGAGGCAACACGTGATCTCAAAGATAGGCTATGATGGCGTGGTTCTACCGATATTCTTCAGCCTCTACTGGATATACGTCCTGAACGTGGGAATTGGCCTGATGAACCTCTTCCCCCTCGTCCCCCTTGACGGTGGCAGGATGTTCGACGACGTCGTCAAGGAGTACCTCCCCCAGGGGATAGCGAGGCCAGTTAGGTATACCGCCATAGGGATTGGCCTAGTCCTGCTGGCGCTGAACATAATTCCAGCCCTCGCAAACCTCGGTGGATAA
- a CDS encoding glycosyltransferase family 4 protein, producing the protein MSLRIAFVYDVVYPWVKGGVEKRIYELARRLAKEHEVHVYGYKLWEGRDEIEREGIVYHGTVGVDLSKLYVSGRRSPLPPILHSLKLPLRMKGERFDVIDCQASPYLPSYALRLLDMENVLITWHEFWGDYWLEYLGHAGSLAREVERGLFSFKRHIAVSRKTELDLLEAGLRKPIRVVPNGIDLPLVRWIRPAELESDFIFVGRLIREKGVDALIRALAEVKDELPDFRAVIVGDGPERARLERLAGEMGLGENVIFTGFLRDYSDVIALMKSSRVFAFPSRREGFGMVVLEAMASGIPVVTSDHPMNASRFLVEDGKTGFVVSDKKLSGALIMALERWKRMGHFASRRAGAYDWDRIVKELLSAYGVVG; encoded by the coding sequence ATGAGCCTGAGGATAGCGTTCGTTTACGACGTGGTTTACCCATGGGTCAAGGGCGGGGTGGAGAAGAGGATATACGAGCTGGCCAGGAGGCTAGCTAAGGAGCACGAGGTCCACGTATACGGCTACAAGCTCTGGGAAGGAAGGGACGAGATAGAGCGGGAGGGAATCGTCTACCACGGGACGGTGGGAGTTGACCTTTCGAAGCTCTACGTCTCTGGAAGGCGCTCCCCGCTCCCGCCAATCCTTCACTCCCTTAAGTTGCCCCTCCGGATGAAGGGAGAGAGGTTTGACGTCATAGACTGCCAGGCGAGCCCTTACCTTCCCTCCTACGCCCTGAGGTTACTTGACATGGAAAACGTCCTAATAACCTGGCACGAGTTCTGGGGCGACTACTGGCTCGAATACCTAGGACACGCAGGAAGCCTCGCGAGGGAAGTTGAGAGGGGTCTCTTCTCCTTCAAACGGCACATAGCGGTCTCCAGAAAGACGGAGCTCGACCTTCTGGAGGCAGGCCTGAGAAAACCGATAAGAGTTGTCCCCAACGGCATAGACCTCCCGCTCGTTAGGTGGATAAGGCCTGCCGAGCTTGAGTCCGACTTCATCTTCGTCGGCAGGCTCATCCGGGAGAAGGGCGTTGATGCCCTCATAAGGGCCCTCGCGGAGGTAAAAGATGAACTCCCGGACTTCAGGGCAGTCATAGTTGGAGACGGTCCGGAGAGAGCCCGTCTTGAGCGTCTTGCTGGTGAGATGGGCCTCGGGGAGAACGTCATCTTCACGGGCTTCCTGAGGGACTACTCCGACGTGATTGCGCTCATGAAGTCCTCCAGAGTCTTCGCTTTCCCCTCAAGGCGGGAAGGGTTCGGGATGGTTGTCCTTGAGGCAATGGCCTCGGGCATTCCCGTCGTCACAAGCGACCACCCGATGAACGCCTCCCGCTTTCTCGTGGAGGACGGCAAGACCGGCTTCGTTGTCAGCGACAAGAAACTCTCGGGGGCGCTAATTATGGCCCTCGAAAGATGGAAGCGCATGGGGCACTTCGCCTCCCGTCGCGCCGGGGCCTACGACTGGGACAGAATCGTTAAGGAGCTCCTGAGTGCCTACGGGGTGGTTGGATGA
- a CDS encoding glycosyltransferase, whose protein sequence is MRVCIIVRRLDKRAGGIAVYTSNLIRRLRCEGHTVELSPPEGRSYFLWQFFRIPLWLLRSKCDVYHAAGVIEGITLPLFKPKAEKRVTIHDLIPLKYRRRGLKGFFERFFIRLGLLSARRADVVYAVSHLTKLDLVRFAGIPEGKIRVLHQPIDERFFTEPKKLGKFREPGTFTVGYVSRMDYHKRHALLVELFKGWRNSRARLLLAGTGEEFERVKKLAEGDERIKLLGFVPDEELIEFYDSLDLYIHASKYEGWGLPIAEALARGKPVVVFEDAEIPREIRQCCEVVSPEELGSLLDDLDTKRLIKSGVISRRKLMRLLRGAEE, encoded by the coding sequence ATGAGGGTATGCATCATCGTGAGGAGGCTTGACAAGAGGGCCGGTGGAATAGCGGTGTACACCTCGAACCTCATCAGAAGGCTGAGGTGTGAAGGCCATACGGTTGAACTCTCTCCCCCAGAGGGGAGGTCGTACTTTCTCTGGCAGTTCTTCAGGATTCCACTCTGGCTCCTCCGTTCGAAGTGCGACGTTTACCACGCCGCTGGCGTCATTGAGGGAATAACCCTTCCCCTTTTCAAGCCGAAGGCCGAGAAGAGGGTGACCATCCACGACCTAATCCCCCTAAAATACAGGAGGAGGGGACTTAAGGGGTTCTTTGAGCGCTTTTTCATCCGCCTTGGCTTGCTATCGGCCAGAAGGGCCGATGTGGTCTACGCCGTCTCTCACCTCACGAAGCTCGACTTAGTTCGCTTCGCCGGTATTCCCGAGGGCAAGATTCGCGTCCTCCACCAGCCGATAGACGAGCGCTTTTTCACCGAGCCGAAAAAGCTGGGGAAGTTCAGAGAGCCGGGGACGTTCACAGTGGGCTACGTCTCAAGGATGGACTACCACAAGAGGCACGCCCTCCTCGTGGAGCTCTTCAAGGGCTGGCGCAATTCCCGGGCAAGGCTCTTACTGGCCGGGACAGGGGAGGAGTTCGAGAGGGTCAAAAAGCTAGCCGAAGGTGACGAAAGAATAAAACTCCTCGGCTTCGTCCCCGATGAGGAGCTCATCGAGTTCTACGACTCCCTCGACCTCTACATTCACGCCTCCAAATACGAGGGCTGGGGTCTGCCGATAGCGGAGGCACTGGCCAGGGGAAAGCCCGTTGTTGTCTTTGAGGACGCGGAGATACCCAGGGAAATTCGTCAGTGCTGTGAGGTCGTTTCGCCCGAAGAACTGGGCTCTCTTTTGGATGACCTTGACACGAAAAGGCTAATAAAATCTGGGGTTATCTCCCGGCGGAAACTGATGAGACTACTGAGGGGGGCAGAAGAATGA
- a CDS encoding TIGR00269 family protein produces MKCSKCGRPAVYHARYTGRYYCHKHFNEMVEKKFKETVKKYRLIEKGERIAVGVSGGKDSVVLLHLLAKLRERFPFELVAITIDEGIAGYRPASVEIAKRNAKKLGIEHRIYSFKEYIGFTLDETVEIMGSFEKGERVGACSYCGVWRRWLLNYAAKDVEADKLAVGHNLDDEVQMFLMNILRGDIARLGRTGPYYEEIHPELVPRIKPLREIPEKEIVLYAVLNDIEVDLSECPYAVEAFRAEIRDWLNEMEEKHPGTKYQILRSYDKLFPLIAKTYTKKTSELNRCKICGQPTTGEICKACQFRLQVEKKAKEKGITFRVE; encoded by the coding sequence ATGAAGTGCTCGAAGTGCGGAAGGCCAGCGGTTTATCACGCGCGCTACACCGGAAGGTACTACTGCCACAAGCACTTCAACGAGATGGTTGAAAAGAAGTTCAAGGAGACCGTGAAGAAGTACCGCCTCATCGAGAAGGGCGAGAGAATAGCCGTAGGCGTTAGCGGTGGAAAGGACAGCGTCGTTCTGCTCCACCTTTTAGCTAAGCTCCGCGAGAGGTTCCCCTTCGAGCTGGTTGCGATAACGATTGACGAGGGAATAGCCGGTTACAGGCCGGCTAGCGTTGAGATAGCGAAGAGGAACGCGAAAAAGCTCGGAATAGAGCACAGGATATATTCCTTCAAGGAGTACATCGGCTTCACTCTCGACGAGACGGTTGAAATAATGGGGAGCTTCGAGAAGGGCGAAAGGGTTGGTGCCTGCTCCTACTGCGGCGTCTGGAGGCGCTGGCTCCTCAACTACGCGGCCAAGGACGTTGAGGCGGATAAACTGGCGGTAGGCCACAACTTAGACGATGAAGTTCAAATGTTCCTCATGAACATCCTTCGAGGAGACATAGCTAGACTGGGCAGAACCGGTCCCTACTACGAGGAGATACACCCCGAGCTCGTCCCGAGGATAAAGCCCCTCCGCGAGATTCCCGAGAAGGAGATAGTACTCTACGCTGTCCTGAACGACATTGAAGTCGATTTAAGCGAGTGCCCCTATGCGGTAGAGGCCTTCAGGGCGGAGATAAGGGACTGGCTCAACGAGATGGAGGAGAAGCACCCTGGAACGAAGTACCAGATACTGAGGAGCTACGACAAGCTCTTCCCCCTCATCGCGAAGACCTACACAAAAAAGACGAGCGAGCTCAACCGCTGTAAGATATGCGGCCAGCCGACAACGGGAGAGATATGCAAGGCCTGCCAGTTCCGCCTCCAGGTCGAGAAGAAGGCGAAGGAGAAGGGAATAACCTTCAGGGTGGAGTAA
- a CDS encoding TIGR04140 family protein, which produces MRIIETPIPLRELNEIREKSGADVELVFLEKVERNGIPLNVVLIRGAIPEIERFMEKLMVARAGG; this is translated from the coding sequence TTGAGAATCATTGAAACTCCAATTCCACTAAGAGAACTCAACGAAATCCGCGAGAAAAGCGGGGCAGATGTTGAGCTCGTTTTCCTCGAAAAGGTCGAGAGGAACGGCATACCCCTTAACGTTGTTCTAATAAGGGGCGCTATTCCCGAAATCGAGCGCTTTATGGAAAAACTTATGGTGGCAAGGGCGGGAGGTTAA
- a CDS encoding sulfatase — MLIKNMEKWAKYQIRRRAMLLKYKLGSKEEVIPAKKPNRSVEKSLKDFEMGRASKNVLVIAVDCFRYWSTSQSGYERDTTPLFDSFGKFIKAHAPAPWTYPSVPSILSGLYPHRHGAFLRGEFKNFTKLSSLKPLKSSVPLITDVLEMGGYRIYVATAIDPVSYSLRGRVDIVQHHYLTPAEKVFQRFMKWTSKGERPFFAYLHLGDLHEPLNPPKEYRNYFGKVKNLPNIDTWNYNFQQEREQDPKGFEKYRFYRVLLYDNVLRYVNDTLERLVGELEKRKLLDDTLVVITADHGEEFWEHAKVEAKHFKHAKGWSGISHGHNVFAEIIDVPLLIGGYVESPVRTGTPRSLVDIVPTILDTLDIGYPRGFFDGVSLFKKRKTPVLSEGVSSGYEKKALIDGKHKLLHAPGDGVKWVFDYVSDPRDTKPIENEDHVEEMERKLKMLMVSGIGRGIRI, encoded by the coding sequence ATGCTCATTAAAAACATGGAGAAATGGGCGAAATATCAGATAAGAAGAAGGGCAATGCTCCTGAAGTATAAACTTGGAAGTAAAGAGGAGGTAATACCGGCAAAGAAACCCAATAGGAGTGTGGAAAAAAGCTTAAAGGACTTTGAGATGGGAAGGGCATCAAAAAACGTGCTGGTAATCGCTGTTGATTGCTTCAGGTACTGGAGCACATCCCAGTCGGGGTACGAGCGGGACACAACGCCTTTATTTGATAGCTTTGGAAAGTTCATAAAGGCCCATGCCCCCGCCCCATGGACATATCCCTCAGTCCCCTCAATTCTAAGCGGTCTATATCCCCACAGGCACGGTGCCTTTCTTAGGGGGGAGTTCAAGAACTTTACAAAGCTGAGCTCCTTAAAGCCTCTGAAATCCTCAGTTCCGCTCATAACGGACGTTCTTGAAATGGGGGGGTACAGGATATACGTGGCAACGGCAATAGACCCCGTGTCATACTCCCTGAGGGGAAGGGTTGACATAGTACAGCACCACTATCTAACCCCAGCTGAGAAGGTATTCCAGAGGTTTATGAAGTGGACCTCAAAGGGTGAGAGACCGTTTTTCGCCTACCTGCACCTTGGCGACCTCCACGAACCACTCAACCCGCCAAAAGAATACCGCAACTACTTCGGAAAAGTCAAAAATCTGCCAAACATAGACACCTGGAACTACAATTTCCAGCAAGAACGCGAGCAGGATCCCAAAGGCTTTGAGAAATATAGGTTTTATCGGGTTTTATTGTACGACAATGTTTTGAGATACGTCAACGATACTCTGGAACGGTTGGTTGGTGAGCTCGAAAAGAGAAAACTTCTGGACGATACTCTTGTTGTAATCACTGCAGATCACGGGGAAGAATTCTGGGAGCACGCAAAGGTAGAAGCAAAACACTTCAAGCATGCAAAGGGATGGAGCGGTATATCACACGGCCACAACGTCTTCGCCGAGATAATAGACGTTCCACTTCTCATTGGGGGTTACGTTGAGAGTCCCGTAAGAACGGGCACTCCGAGGAGCCTCGTGGACATAGTTCCTACCATTCTGGACACTCTAGATATAGGCTACCCAAGGGGATTTTTTGATGGAGTTTCCCTTTTTAAGAAGAGAAAGACGCCGGTCTTAAGTGAGGGTGTTTCATCGGGATACGAGAAAAAGGCCCTCATAGATGGGAAACACAAACTCCTTCACGCCCCCGGCGACGGTGTGAAGTGGGTCTTCGACTACGTTTCAGACCCCCGGGATACAAAGCCCATAGAAAACGAGGACCATGTAGAGGAAATGGAGAGGAAGCTAAAGATGCTCATGGTGTCTGGGATAGGGAGGGGAATTCGGATATGA
- a CDS encoding DUF460 domain-containing protein, giving the protein MRVRPILILGVDIIGENPKKFAVVSWLNGKLERKGEFTLYRLIRFIQSKRPDIVAIDSVTELGDDLRKFLRSLPPGTKLVQVTGRPGEQRSLQSLAKEHGIRTSDRFDPYEEAKLSALLASRGVGYEVLAFEDEVIVKVTRGRSHGKGGWSQDRYRKRVHNLVRDKVREIEERLRRADIPFDLETEEKDYGLARGEFRVYASREELAGLIRPMHGGDVEVRIYPVERAELGFAPLKGEEAIRERRSIIVGIDPGITVGIAAIDLSGRIIALHSERNMPVGEVFRFISEIGHPVVVATDVSPAPGFVEKIARSFKAQLFVPRESLRVEEKNELLRNLGVTADDDHQRDALAAAYKAYLRLKPKLEHIDARLREAGLSKKAEEVKALVIQGYNLGEAMQRVSLRERKTEKKEEESREGVDLTPYIRRIRELEKKIEMLENENRELREIIKEQRKTIGRLERKIADYDEEVRRKVLRERELEAKVKRIESLEKQLREAKAVIERLSRDLVKVKRMNVVEVRGSAVPLKVLRVLSWRELERIEREVGLRRGDVLFVINPAGAGKAIAEELVERGIRAIITEKPLPGPVREVLREAHVPFFTSNELDVKRVDEFAVVERETLERAIGELLARWEEEDREREAERFLKLVEEYRIERVKELRRKAEEESKAH; this is encoded by the coding sequence ATGAGGGTGAGGCCTATTCTAATCCTTGGGGTCGACATAATAGGCGAGAACCCGAAGAAGTTTGCCGTCGTGAGCTGGCTCAACGGAAAACTGGAGAGAAAGGGTGAGTTCACCCTCTACAGGTTAATCCGCTTCATCCAGAGCAAGAGGCCGGATATCGTTGCGATTGACAGCGTTACCGAGCTCGGCGATGACTTGAGGAAGTTCCTCCGTTCATTGCCCCCGGGGACGAAGCTCGTTCAGGTAACTGGAAGGCCCGGTGAGCAGAGGAGCCTGCAGAGTTTAGCCAAGGAGCACGGGATAAGGACGAGCGACCGCTTCGACCCCTACGAGGAGGCCAAGCTTTCGGCTTTGCTCGCGAGCAGGGGCGTTGGTTATGAGGTTTTGGCTTTTGAGGACGAGGTCATTGTCAAGGTCACCCGCGGGAGGAGTCACGGCAAGGGGGGCTGGAGCCAGGACCGCTACAGGAAGAGGGTGCACAACTTAGTAAGGGACAAGGTTAGGGAGATAGAGGAGAGACTTAGAAGGGCTGACATACCCTTTGACCTTGAGACCGAGGAGAAGGACTACGGCCTAGCTAGAGGTGAGTTCCGCGTTTACGCTTCCAGAGAAGAGCTCGCTGGATTGATAAGGCCCATGCACGGCGGGGACGTCGAAGTCAGGATTTATCCGGTGGAGAGGGCCGAGCTCGGATTTGCACCGCTCAAGGGGGAAGAGGCAATCAGGGAGAGGAGGAGCATAATAGTCGGAATCGACCCGGGAATAACCGTTGGCATAGCTGCCATAGACCTTAGCGGAAGGATAATAGCACTCCACAGCGAGAGGAACATGCCCGTTGGAGAGGTTTTCAGGTTTATAAGCGAGATCGGGCATCCGGTTGTAGTTGCAACCGACGTCTCTCCCGCTCCCGGCTTTGTCGAGAAGATAGCGCGCTCCTTCAAGGCTCAACTCTTTGTTCCGAGGGAAAGCCTACGCGTCGAGGAGAAGAACGAGCTTTTGAGGAATTTGGGCGTAACTGCAGACGACGACCACCAGAGAGACGCTCTGGCTGCAGCTTACAAAGCCTACCTCCGCCTGAAGCCCAAGCTGGAGCACATAGATGCGCGCCTGAGGGAGGCAGGCCTTTCCAAGAAGGCCGAGGAGGTTAAGGCCCTCGTCATACAGGGTTACAACCTCGGCGAGGCAATGCAGAGGGTTTCCCTGAGGGAAAGGAAGACTGAAAAAAAGGAAGAGGAATCGAGGGAGGGTGTGGACTTAACGCCCTACATCAGGCGCATAAGGGAGCTGGAGAAGAAGATCGAGATGCTGGAGAACGAGAACCGCGAGCTGAGGGAAATCATCAAGGAGCAGAGGAAGACGATAGGCAGGCTTGAGAGAAAAATAGCTGACTATGATGAGGAGGTAAGGAGAAAGGTTCTCCGCGAGAGGGAGCTTGAGGCTAAAGTAAAGCGCATAGAGAGCCTTGAGAAACAGTTGAGGGAGGCAAAGGCCGTAATAGAAAGACTCAGCAGGGACCTTGTAAAGGTCAAGAGGATGAACGTAGTCGAGGTTCGGGGTTCGGCTGTTCCGCTAAAGGTTCTCAGGGTTCTCAGCTGGCGCGAGCTTGAGAGGATAGAGCGTGAAGTCGGCCTGAGGAGGGGTGACGTGCTCTTCGTGATCAACCCCGCCGGTGCAGGAAAGGCCATAGCTGAAGAGCTTGTGGAGAGGGGGATAAGGGCGATAATAACCGAGAAGCCCCTCCCTGGGCCCGTCAGGGAGGTTCTGAGGGAGGCCCACGTTCCCTTCTTCACGAGCAATGAGCTTGATGTAAAGCGCGTTGACGAGTTTGCCGTTGTGGAGAGGGAGACCCTTGAGAGGGCCATAGGGGAGCTCCTCGCCAGATGGGAAGAGGAAGACCGGGAGAGGGAAGCCGAGAGGTTCCTCAAACTGGTGGAGGAGTACAGGATTGAAAGGGTTAAAGAGCTCAGGAGGAAGGCCGAGGAGGAGTCTAAAGCTCACTGA